The following proteins are co-located in the Armatimonadota bacterium genome:
- a CDS encoding P-II family nitrogen regulator — MYQVTAIIRPHRLEDVKAAVADVGVTGISVSDVRGCGNSPEPPMFLAGQEIKIALPLKSKLVTVITDEQLEPVIEAILMHAHTGEPGDGKIFVERVSDAIRIRTMERGNSAV, encoded by the coding sequence ATGTACCAAGTTACTGCCATCATCCGACCCCACCGACTGGAGGACGTCAAAGCCGCAGTCGCCGATGTTGGCGTTACTGGAATTTCCGTGAGCGACGTTCGTGGTTGCGGAAACTCACCTGAGCCTCCAATGTTCCTGGCTGGACAAGAGATCAAGATCGCCTTGCCGCTCAAATCGAAACTGGTGACGGTCATCACCGATGAGCAACTTGAACCTGTTATCGAAGCAATTTTGATGCACGCACACACCGGAGAACCTGGGGATGGCAAAATTTTTGTCGAACGTGTTTCAGATGCGATTCGAATCCGAACGATGGAGCGTGGAAACTCCGCCGTATAA
- a CDS encoding RsmB/NOP family class I SAM-dependent RNA methyltransferase encodes MQRTKAMIKLADRLFAEQSDRELFLDTLCEGRSQRKAVIDFSGNLDWVQPLPACPFVKLVPDGMRVGELPEYSNGAIYPLDLSSCLTASAMVALDNAPKRILDLCAAPGGKTMFAAAQFPGASFVANEVIGKRHGMLISNLKRCNIDAEVWGVDPKEIALQHPDEFDLVIVDAPCSGQSLIARGQDAYGCFLPDTIRANARRQRRILSEAIKFVAPGGAMLYTTCTFSPEENELIIQQIIEENSDVHAVEVAHLHEFQSIFSENKCYRLYPQMGFGAGGFSGLLAKTK; translated from the coding sequence ATGCAGCGAACGAAAGCAATGATCAAGTTGGCAGATCGTTTGTTTGCCGAACAATCTGACAGAGAGTTGTTCCTCGATACACTCTGTGAAGGACGAAGTCAGCGAAAGGCTGTAATCGATTTTTCGGGGAATTTAGACTGGGTTCAACCGTTGCCCGCGTGTCCGTTCGTGAAGCTTGTCCCAGACGGCATGCGCGTTGGCGAACTTCCGGAGTATTCCAACGGCGCCATATATCCGCTTGATCTTTCCTCCTGTCTTACTGCTTCTGCAATGGTAGCGCTTGACAACGCTCCGAAGAGAATTTTGGACCTTTGCGCGGCACCAGGAGGGAAGACAATGTTCGCGGCGGCCCAGTTTCCGGGTGCGTCGTTCGTTGCCAATGAGGTCATCGGCAAGCGGCATGGAATGTTGATCAGCAACCTGAAACGGTGCAATATTGATGCCGAAGTCTGGGGGGTTGATCCGAAAGAGATCGCTTTGCAGCATCCAGATGAGTTCGACTTGGTGATTGTTGATGCACCATGCAGCGGACAATCGTTGATCGCAAGGGGGCAAGATGCATATGGCTGCTTCTTGCCGGACACCATCCGCGCGAACGCCCGGCGACAAAGACGAATACTCAGCGAAGCCATAAAATTCGTCGCGCCAGGAGGCGCAATGCTCTACACAACGTGCACGTTTTCTCCTGAAGAAAATGAGCTAATAATTCAACAAATAATCGAGGAAAATAGTGATGTGCATGCCGTGGAAGTCGCCCACCTTCATGAATTTCAATCGATTTTTTCGGAAAATAAATGCTATCGACTTTATCCTCAAATGGGCTTTGGCGCAGGTGGCTTCTCTGGCCTCCTTGCGAAAACTAAGTAG
- a CDS encoding DUF1800 domain-containing protein, with amino-acid sequence MVLTEDQKVAHLLRRFGLGASHYEMAEYKPLRVEGTLAKLIDAKPEPDTVHPFRFAFREGEDAEPGAWRLKSHWVYHLLTTKTPLREKLAIFWHDHFAVDEESGGDGLMMLQYMNVLRSNPTGKFGDLLENIAKNPSFMAMLTMTDSTRAHPNENFARELFELYTLGVGHYSESDIKEASRCFTGWSSINRYWSIEGSNNLKLELMEKYQQPYSGFCFSPEFFDSGQKSVLGKTANFTGEALLRHVAMLPRCAEFICGKLWSYFAYPTEDRRVLEPLINAYLKSEGSIRAVLYAIGRHPEFYGEKSYRQKIKSPVDYLVGICRAMNSMSCVPPLVGGSSKRFNEPLSKEAMDSIGGVTWMLGQCGMNLLMPPNVAGWDWGEDWINTNTMMWRMKFGGILTWEPKDPERKKWGAGPCGQQMLDWVKNRKIASLDALVMSFLIYFDTTLSDESYQSLKSNFEKHGGMQPLQSGNDEWLYGQLWNAYELLRAAPAFQTC; translated from the coding sequence ATGGTGTTGACGGAAGATCAGAAGGTTGCGCATCTTTTGAGGCGATTTGGCCTCGGCGCGAGCCACTACGAGATGGCCGAATACAAGCCATTGCGTGTGGAAGGCACACTAGCGAAGCTGATCGACGCTAAACCCGAGCCTGATACCGTCCACCCGTTCCGCTTTGCCTTCAGAGAAGGCGAAGACGCGGAGCCAGGCGCGTGGCGCTTGAAGTCACATTGGGTGTACCACCTACTCACAACAAAAACTCCGCTGCGGGAGAAGCTGGCAATCTTCTGGCACGACCATTTTGCCGTGGATGAAGAGTCGGGCGGAGACGGATTGATGATGCTTCAATACATGAACGTATTGAGGTCAAATCCGACCGGTAAATTTGGCGACCTGCTTGAGAACATCGCTAAGAATCCGTCGTTTATGGCGATGCTGACGATGACAGACAGCACGCGAGCCCATCCAAACGAGAACTTCGCTCGAGAGCTTTTTGAGCTGTATACACTGGGGGTCGGACACTACTCAGAAAGCGATATCAAGGAGGCTTCGCGGTGCTTTACGGGTTGGAGCAGCATCAACCGGTACTGGTCAATCGAAGGTTCAAACAACCTCAAGCTCGAGCTGATGGAAAAATACCAGCAGCCGTACAGCGGATTTTGTTTCAGTCCAGAGTTCTTTGATTCTGGACAGAAGTCTGTGCTTGGTAAGACGGCCAATTTTACTGGTGAGGCGTTGTTGAGGCATGTCGCGATGCTTCCTCGATGCGCCGAGTTCATCTGCGGGAAATTGTGGTCCTACTTCGCGTATCCGACAGAAGATCGGCGTGTGCTCGAACCGCTGATCAACGCCTACCTTAAGTCCGAAGGTTCTATTCGCGCTGTTCTCTATGCGATCGGTCGCCACCCAGAATTCTATGGCGAGAAGTCGTACCGTCAGAAGATCAAGTCGCCGGTGGACTATCTGGTTGGAATCTGTCGCGCCATGAATTCAATGAGCTGCGTACCGCCGTTGGTTGGAGGCTCCAGCAAGCGGTTTAATGAACCCTTGAGCAAAGAAGCGATGGATTCAATCGGGGGAGTGACTTGGATGCTCGGGCAATGCGGGATGAACCTGTTGATGCCGCCTAATGTAGCCGGATGGGACTGGGGCGAGGACTGGATCAACACCAACACAATGATGTGGCGGATGAAATTCGGCGGAATTTTGACCTGGGAACCCAAAGATCCCGAGCGGAAGAAATGGGGCGCAGGGCCATGCGGGCAGCAGATGCTCGATTGGGTCAAGAACCGCAAAATCGCTTCACTCGACGCGCTGGTAATGAGCTTTTTGATCTATTTCGACACAACACTGTCTGATGAGAGCTATCAATCACTCAAGTCAAACTTCGAGAAACATGGAGGGATGCAACCGCTCCAATCTGGCAACGACGAGTGGCTTTATGGGCAATTGTGGAATGCCTACGAGCTTCTGCGCGCAGCTCCCGCATTTCAAACCTGCTAA